The following proteins come from a genomic window of Malus domestica chromosome 02, GDT2T_hap1:
- the LOC103408642 gene encoding copper transport protein ATX1 isoform X1: protein MASQTTTVLKVGMSCQGCVGAVKRVLGKLEGVESYDIDFDAQKVTVKSNLPPETVLQTVSKTGKKTAYWEAEAPAPAEPEAKPAETVAAA, encoded by the exons ATGGCGTCTCAG ACTACTACGGTCCTCAAGGTTGGTATGTCGTGTCAAGGCTGTGTTGGGGCCGTCAAACGGGTTCTTGGCAAACTTGAAG GTGTAGAATCATATGACATTGATTTCGACGCTCAGAAGGTGACAGTGAAAAGCAATTTACCACCCGAGACAGTGCTGCAAACTGTTTCCAAAACTGGCAAGAAAACTGCTTATTGGGAAGCAGAAGCACCGGCACCAGCAGAACCGGAAGCAAAGCCTGCAGAAACTGTGGCTGCTGCTTAG
- the LOC103408642 gene encoding copper transport protein ATX1 isoform X2 — MASQTTVLKVGMSCQGCVGAVKRVLGKLEGVESYDIDFDAQKVTVKSNLPPETVLQTVSKTGKKTAYWEAEAPAPAEPEAKPAETVAAA; from the exons ATGGCGTCTCAG ACTACGGTCCTCAAGGTTGGTATGTCGTGTCAAGGCTGTGTTGGGGCCGTCAAACGGGTTCTTGGCAAACTTGAAG GTGTAGAATCATATGACATTGATTTCGACGCTCAGAAGGTGACAGTGAAAAGCAATTTACCACCCGAGACAGTGCTGCAAACTGTTTCCAAAACTGGCAAGAAAACTGCTTATTGGGAAGCAGAAGCACCGGCACCAGCAGAACCGGAAGCAAAGCCTGCAGAAACTGTGGCTGCTGCTTAG
- the LOC103408626 gene encoding neutral/alkaline invertase 3, chloroplastic-like — protein MGTFEAVLQVFCGAVPRLCSTDSCFGKCSPAISSKYRGKCTKRRVSRDMQMQLLSSGMQQIRTGNYRLHGIRSGLFGKMTVGDSWILSCKCEQAESISGSTTKDENGTWFVDSTKKFNTINNVVNSPNGLGFQDIQELKQEKEGLPANGTNGTVRDAFHKTSIDSLEDEAWDLLRESMVYYCGSPVGTIAAKDPTSSNTLNYDQVFIRDFIPSGIAFLLKGEYDIVRNFILHTLQLQSWEKTMDCHSPGQGLMPASFKVRTVPLDGDESATEEVLDPDFGEAAIGRVAPVDSGLWWIILLRAYGKCSGDLSVQERVDVQTGIKMILRLCIADGFDMFPTLLVTDGSCMIDRRMGIHGHPLEIQALFYSALLCAREMLAPEDGSADLIRALNNRLVALSFHIREYYWVDLRKLNEIYRYKTEEYSYDAVNKFNIYPDQISSWLVEWMPNKGGYLIGNLQPAHMDFRFFSLGNLWSVVSSIATTDQSHAILDLIETKWGDLVADMPFKICYPALDGQEWQIITGSDPKNTPWSYHNGGSWPTLLWQLTVACIKMDRPEIAAKAVEIAEKRISRDKWPEYYDTKRGRFVGKQARLFQTWSIAGYLVAKLLLADPSKAKILITEEDSELVNAFSCMIGANPRRKRGRKNLKQTYIV, from the exons ATGGGAACTTTCGAGGCAGTTCTTCAAGTTTTTTGCGGTGCTGTACCGCGCCTTTGTAGTACCGATTCATGTTTTGGCAAATGCAGTCCTGCCATTTCTTCTAAGTACCGCGGAAAATGTACAAAGAGAAGAGTCTCAAGAGATATGCAAATGCAACTACTCAGTTCCGGTATGCAACAAATTCGTACAGGAAATTATCGACTTCATGGGATAAGGAGTGGTTTGTTTGGAAAGATGACTGTAGGTGATTCTTGGATTCTGAGTTGCAAGTGCGAACAAGCTGAAAGTATAAGCGGGTCAACTACAAAAGATGAGAACGGAACATGGTTTGTGGATAGTACAAAGAAATTTAACACAATCAACAATGTGGTGAATTCGCCGAATGGTTTGGGGTTTCAAGATATTCAAGAGTTGAAACAGGAAAAGGAGGGCTTGCCAGCTAATGGAACAAATGGAACAGTTAGAGATGCCTTTCACAAGACTAGTATTGATTCCCTTGAGGATGAAGCGTGGGATTTACTACGTGAATCTATGGTTTATTATTGTGGCAGTCCTGTTGGAACCATCGCGGCAAAGGATCCTACCAGTTCCAACACGTTAAATTACGATCAAGTCTTTATTCGTGATTTCATACCTTCTGGCATAGCTTTCCTATTGAAGGGGGAGTATGATATTGTTCGGAACTTTATCCTTCATACACTTCAGTTGCAG AGCTGGGAGAAAACAATGGATTGTCATAGTCCTGGTCAGGGTTTGATGCCTGCTAGTTTTAAAGTTCGTACTGTTCCTTTGGATGGTGATGAATCTGCAACTGAAGAGGTGCTGGATCCAGACTTTGGAGAGGCAGCAATTGGTCGTGTTGCCCCGGTAGATTCTG GGTTATGGTGGATTATCTTGTTACGTGCTTATGGAAAATGCTCGGGTGATCTCTCAGTTCAGGAGAGAGTTGATGTGCAGACCGGGATTAAGATGATTCTAAGGTTATGTATAGCTGATGGTTTTGATATGTTCCCTACATTATTGGTGACCGATGGTTCTTGTATGATAGATCGACGTATGGGAATTCATGGTCACCCTCTGGAAATTCAG GCTCTTTTCTACTCAGCATTACTTTGTGCACGAGAGATGCTTGCTCCAGAGGATGGATCAGCCGATCTTATTCGAGCACTCAATAATCGTCTGGTAGCTCTGTCAtttcatatcagagagtattatTGGGTTGATTTGAGAAAATTGAATGAAATCTACCGATACAAGACTGAAGAGTACTCATATGATGCAGTGAATAAGTTCAACATTTACCCAGATCAAATATCTTCTTGGCTGGTGGAATGGATGCCCAACAAAGGTGGCTATCTAATTGGAAATTTGCAACCAGCTCATATGGATTTTCGATTCTTTTCTTTGGGGAACTTGTGGTCTGTAGTGAGCAGTATTGCGACAACAGATCAGTCACATGCTATATTGGATTTGATTGAAACCAAATGGGGAGATTTGGTGGCAGATATGCCATTTAAGATTTGTTATCCTGCTCTTGATGGTCAGGAATGGCAGATCATCACAGGGAGTGATCCTAAGAACAC GCCGTGGTCCTACCATAATGGAGGTTCCTGGCCAACTTTGTTATGGCAG CTCACTGTCGCTTGCATAAAGATGGATAGACCTGAGATTGCTGCAAAAGCTGTTGAGATTGCTGAGAAACGGATCTCGCGAGACAAGTGGCCAGAATATTATGATACGAAAAGAGGTAGGTTCGTTGGAAAACAAGCGCGCCTGTTCCAGACCTGGTCAATTGCAGGATACCTTGTGGCAAAGCTCTTACTCGCTGATCCTAGCAAAGCCAAGATTTTGATAACTGAAGAGGATTCTGAACTCGTGAATGCCTTCTCCTGCATGATTGGTGCTAACCCAAGAAGAAAGCGTGGTCGAAAGAATTTGAAGCAGACCTACATTGTTTGA